One Desulfovibrio sp. X2 genomic window carries:
- a CDS encoding tetratricopeptide repeat protein produces the protein MKHTGRKMQTALPLIAVLLPVLLLAGCATLQGQYYLNSRQYDEGARIFGKKLAESPDDPQANYYMARFELASEHPAKALPFIKKAVALDPKNADYRFWEGVTWWALMEPDKERAAYEQALAIDPRHEGANLYLGHNSLDRGDNAKALEYYDKVLDFDPHEPQAMFNKAVALERLHRTREMRADLLAYLELYPDGAQARQGAEMLNEAGDFSWRNHAVGRRTVTLQAIDFSPKKAILTEDAQESLDVIGSIMSDKKDLELDVVAYVKGDDALARERALSVRNYITRMYPGVSPDRLALSWFGAAETVHVNGARHDLPQSVNLFTRVAK, from the coding sequence ATGAAACATACAGGCCGAAAGATGCAGACCGCCCTTCCCCTCATAGCCGTGCTCCTGCCCGTGCTCCTCCTCGCGGGCTGCGCCACGCTCCAGGGGCAGTACTACCTGAACTCCCGGCAGTACGACGAGGGCGCCAGGATTTTCGGCAAGAAGCTCGCCGAGTCGCCCGACGATCCGCAGGCCAACTACTACATGGCCCGCTTTGAGCTCGCCTCCGAGCACCCGGCCAAGGCCCTGCCCTTCATCAAGAAGGCCGTGGCCCTGGACCCGAAGAACGCGGACTACCGCTTCTGGGAGGGCGTGACCTGGTGGGCCCTGATGGAGCCCGACAAGGAGCGCGCGGCCTACGAGCAGGCCCTGGCCATCGACCCGCGCCACGAGGGCGCGAACCTCTACCTGGGCCACAACTCCCTGGACCGGGGCGACAACGCCAAGGCGCTGGAATACTACGACAAGGTTCTCGACTTCGATCCGCACGAGCCCCAGGCCATGTTCAACAAGGCGGTCGCCCTCGAGCGGCTGCACCGCACCAGGGAGATGCGCGCCGACCTGCTGGCCTACCTGGAGCTCTATCCCGACGGCGCGCAGGCCCGGCAGGGAGCCGAGATGCTCAACGAGGCAGGCGACTTCTCCTGGCGCAACCACGCCGTCGGCCGCCGCACGGTGACCCTGCAGGCCATCGACTTCAGCCCCAAGAAAGCCATCCTCACCGAGGACGCCCAGGAATCCCTGGATGTGATCGGATCCATCATGTCCGACAAGAAGGACCTGGAACTCGACGTCGTCGCCTACGTCAAGGGCGACGACGCTCTGGCCCGCGAGCGGGCGCTCAGCGTGAGGAACTACATAACCCGGATGTACCCGGGGGTTTCCCCCGACCGGCTCGCCCTGAGCTGGTTCGGCGCGGCCGAGACAGTGCACGTGAACGGCGCGCGCCACGACCTTCCCCAATCAGTGAACCTCTTCACCAGGGTCGCCAAGTGA
- a CDS encoding glycogen-binding domain-containing protein has product MMPKPHDEHAAPGCTAGSEDFEDLEGMLRGLPREEPGADFAAKVMERVAALPAHKAPASPASTDARGARLRREGPLVRAARWLCRPRTFSLSPLQAAAAALCLVLAAGLALRHGTGPTTALKQGLVPVHFVLAAPGAQSVAVIGDFNGWNGRGWEMRRDKAGMWVLSASLAPGSHEYVFQIDGRATRPDPAASFSKDDGFGGVNSVLLVRGGNGKAI; this is encoded by the coding sequence ATGATGCCCAAGCCCCATGACGAACACGCGGCCCCCGGCTGCACCGCCGGTTCCGAAGACTTCGAGGACCTCGAAGGGATGCTGCGCGGCCTGCCGCGCGAGGAGCCCGGAGCGGACTTCGCCGCCAAGGTGATGGAGCGCGTGGCCGCGCTGCCCGCGCACAAGGCCCCCGCATCGCCCGCATCGACCGACGCGCGGGGCGCGCGCCTGCGCCGCGAAGGCCCCCTCGTGCGGGCTGCGCGCTGGCTGTGCCGTCCGCGCACCTTCAGCCTGAGCCCGCTGCAGGCGGCCGCGGCCGCGCTCTGCCTGGTGCTGGCCGCGGGCCTCGCCCTGCGACACGGGACAGGCCCCACGACCGCCCTTAAGCAGGGGCTCGTGCCCGTGCACTTCGTGTTGGCCGCGCCCGGCGCGCAGAGCGTGGCCGTGATCGGCGACTTCAACGGCTGGAACGGCCGGGGCTGGGAGATGCGCCGCGACAAGGCCGGGATGTGGGTGCTCAGCGCCTCGCTGGCCCCGGGCAGCCACGAGTACGTCTTCCAGATCGACGGCCGGGCCACGCGGCCCGATCCCGCGGCCTCCTTCAGCAAGGACGACGGCTTCGGGGGCGTGAACTCCGTGCTCCTCGTGCGAGGCGGAAATGGCAAGGCGATCTAG
- a CDS encoding RNA polymerase sigma factor, translating into MNPPEQDREDSEAALRVLRGEREAFGALVARYQGPVYRLMLRFTRDAETAAELSQETFLRAFQRLALFDPKRRFFPWLYALALNLARDHARRSPGRFVPLAPDADVELQAAGDCDPARAVDATRIKAALRDLPEGYREALALRYLEDFSLQEVAQAMDLTLSGAKMRVHRGLAMLRKRFGEEEP; encoded by the coding sequence ATGAATCCGCCGGAACAGGACAGGGAAGACTCCGAGGCGGCTCTGCGCGTCCTGCGAGGGGAGCGCGAGGCCTTCGGCGCGCTCGTGGCCCGCTACCAGGGGCCGGTCTACCGGCTCATGCTGCGCTTCACGCGCGACGCGGAGACGGCCGCGGAGCTTTCCCAGGAGACCTTCCTCAGGGCCTTCCAGCGCCTCGCGCTCTTCGACCCGAAGCGCCGCTTCTTCCCCTGGCTCTACGCCCTGGCCCTGAACCTGGCGCGCGACCACGCGCGGCGCTCGCCCGGCCGCTTCGTTCCCCTCGCGCCCGACGCGGACGTCGAGCTGCAGGCGGCCGGGGACTGCGATCCCGCCCGGGCCGTGGACGCGACGCGGATCAAGGCCGCCCTGCGCGACCTGCCCGAGGGCTACAGGGAGGCGCTGGCCCTGCGCTACCTCGAGGACTTCTCCCTGCAGGAGGTCGCCCAGGCCATGGACCTTACCCTGTCCGGGGCCAAGATGCGGGTGCATCGCGGCCTGGCAATGCTTCGCAAACGTTTCGGGGAGGAGGAGCCATGA
- a CDS encoding CBS and ACT domain-containing protein codes for MRVKSWMTKDVITVSPEESMMKASKLMKDHDVRRLPVVDDKGLLLGIVSDRDIKEASPSKATTLDVHELYYLLSEIKVKDIMTKPAIALHVEDTVEKATVIMNDRRVGGLPVVDDANKVVGIITESDIFRVYIDITRVRDGGVQMGFKLPRTPGALKPIMQEITDHGANLLSIFTVYPQGVPHRNVYIRIAEMEKSELNKLRESLGSKYELLFWLRDNVNPVVP; via the coding sequence ATGCGCGTTAAAAGCTGGATGACCAAGGACGTCATCACCGTGAGCCCGGAAGAGTCCATGATGAAGGCCTCCAAGCTCATGAAGGACCATGACGTCAGGCGGCTGCCCGTCGTGGACGACAAGGGCCTGCTGCTCGGCATCGTCTCGGACCGTGACATCAAGGAAGCCTCGCCCTCCAAGGCCACGACCCTGGACGTGCACGAGCTGTACTACCTGCTCTCCGAGATCAAGGTCAAAGACATCATGACCAAGCCCGCCATCGCCCTCCACGTGGAAGACACGGTGGAGAAGGCCACGGTGATCATGAACGACCGCCGCGTGGGCGGCCTGCCCGTGGTGGACGACGCGAACAAGGTGGTGGGCATCATCACCGAGTCCGACATCTTCCGCGTCTACATCGACATCACCCGCGTGCGCGACGGCGGCGTCCAGATGGGCTTCAAGCTGCCCCGCACCCCGGGCGCGCTGAAGCCCATCATGCAGGAGATCACCGACCACGGCGCGAACCTGCTCTCCATCTTCACCGTCTACCCGCAGGGCGTGCCGCACAGAAACGTCTACATCCGCATCGCGGAGATGGAGAAGTCCGAGCTCAACAAGCTGCGCGAGAGCCTGGGCTCCAAGTACGAGCTGCTCTTCTGGCTGCGCGACAACGTCAATCCCGTCGTCCCGTAA
- the larC gene encoding nickel insertion protein — MQTRLFLDPRGGIAGDMLLAALAALGADLSRFQAMLARAGIAAGLALVPRMRGAVAGHGLSIECRGAEPLRHLEDLLGLAARLGLPPRAAARAEAAFRRLAEVEARVHGCSVHEVHFHEVGAVDTLVDVAGACWAVDELGIDEVVCAPLPWFTGTVRCAHGLLPLPAPAVLELLAGKPVYPTEVDEEIITPTGALLVDVLADRFARGPSGVIRAQATAYGEREIASAPWGLRALLLDDAFENAPEEAPSEEAGF; from the coding sequence GTGCAAACCCGCCTTTTTCTCGATCCTCGCGGCGGCATCGCGGGCGACATGCTGCTCGCCGCCCTGGCCGCGCTCGGCGCCGACCTCTCCCGCTTCCAGGCCATGCTCGCGCGGGCGGGCATAGCGGCCGGGCTGGCCCTGGTGCCGCGCATGCGCGGCGCGGTGGCCGGGCACGGCCTGTCCATCGAGTGCCGCGGGGCCGAGCCCCTGCGCCACCTCGAAGACCTGCTCGGCCTCGCCGCGCGCCTCGGCCTCCCGCCGCGCGCCGCGGCCCGCGCCGAGGCGGCATTCCGCCGCCTGGCCGAGGTGGAGGCCCGCGTGCACGGCTGCTCCGTCCATGAGGTGCACTTCCACGAGGTCGGGGCCGTGGACACGCTCGTCGACGTGGCCGGGGCCTGCTGGGCCGTGGACGAGCTCGGCATCGACGAGGTCGTGTGCGCGCCCCTGCCCTGGTTCACGGGCACGGTCCGCTGCGCCCACGGCCTGCTCCCCCTGCCCGCGCCCGCGGTCCTGGAGCTGCTCGCCGGAAAGCCGGTCTATCCCACGGAAGTGGACGAGGAGATCATCACGCCCACGGGCGCGCTGCTGGTGGATGTCCTGGCGGACCGCTTCGCCCGGGGGCCTTCGGGCGTCATCCGGGCCCAGGCCACGGCCTACGGCGAGCGGGAGATCGCCTCGGCCCCCTGGGGGCTGCGCGCGCTGCTGCTCGACGACGCCTTCGAGAATGCCCCCGAAGAGGCGCCGTCCGAAGAGGCGGGTTTCTGA
- a CDS encoding PHP domain-containing protein, which translates to MDLHTHSTASDGTCAPAEVVRLAHEAGLAAVALTDHDTVDGLAEAGAEAARIGIEFVRGCELAAKSTPRTVDILGLWLPEEPERLTGALAWLIEMREERNREIIRTLAKLGVPVSYEDLLAEAGGTIGRPHIAKLLVRTGFASSVQDAFDVFLKRGGKAHVPKTALSDEEAVELLKSEGATVILAHPGIYNLSIGEIEPLVKRLKGHGLDGIEARYTEHAANKTREYLCLAERLDLVVSGGSDFHGSIKPGIRIGVGKGNLTVPHAVLDALKEHRARQGLPV; encoded by the coding sequence GTGGACCTGCACACCCACTCCACGGCCTCGGACGGCACCTGCGCGCCCGCCGAGGTGGTGCGCCTGGCGCACGAGGCGGGGCTCGCGGCCGTGGCCCTGACCGACCACGACACCGTGGACGGGCTCGCCGAGGCCGGGGCCGAGGCCGCGCGCATCGGCATCGAGTTCGTGCGCGGCTGCGAGCTGGCCGCCAAGAGCACGCCCCGCACGGTGGACATCCTGGGGCTGTGGCTGCCCGAGGAGCCGGAAAGGCTCACCGGAGCCCTGGCCTGGCTCATCGAGATGCGCGAGGAGCGCAACCGCGAGATCATCCGCACGCTCGCGAAACTCGGCGTGCCCGTGAGCTACGAGGACCTGCTGGCCGAGGCCGGGGGCACCATCGGGCGGCCGCACATCGCGAAACTCTTAGTGCGCACGGGCTTCGCCTCCTCGGTGCAGGACGCCTTCGACGTCTTCCTCAAGCGCGGCGGCAAGGCCCACGTGCCCAAGACCGCGCTTTCCGACGAGGAGGCCGTGGAGCTCCTGAAATCCGAGGGCGCGACCGTCATCCTGGCCCACCCCGGCATCTACAACCTGTCCATCGGGGAGATCGAGCCGCTGGTGAAGCGGCTCAAGGGGCACGGGCTGGACGGCATCGAGGCCCGCTACACCGAGCACGCGGCCAACAAGACGCGCGAGTACCTCTGCCTGGCCGAGCGCCTGGACCTCGTGGTCTCGGGCGGCTCGGACTTCCACGGCTCCATCAAGCCCGGCATCCGCATCGGCGTGGGCAAGGGCAACCTGACCGTGCCGCACGCCGTGCTCGACGCCCTGAAGGAACACCGCGCCCGCCAGGGGCTGCCGGTTTAG
- a CDS encoding Trm112 family protein, whose protein sequence is MSLNTELLSILVCPKCKGDIELTPEQDGLICKACNVAYPVVDEIPVMLVEEAIPLADWPAKRPSAKK, encoded by the coding sequence ATGAGCCTGAATACCGAACTCCTGAGCATCCTCGTGTGCCCCAAGTGCAAGGGAGACATCGAGCTGACCCCGGAGCAGGACGGCCTGATCTGCAAGGCCTGCAATGTGGCCTATCCCGTGGTGGACGAGATCCCGGTGATGCTCGTGGAGGAGGCCATCCCCCTGGCCGACTGGCCCGCGAAGCGTCCCTCGGCCAAGAAGTAG
- a CDS encoding Hsp20/alpha crystallin family protein yields the protein MVIDFSSFYDLPRQMDRLMAEFMRPYGPVSRGMAYPPLNICEDEEAIIVAAEIPGVDMSELDLSLTNKSLIIKGERKVEQGKYYRQERPTGAFQRIVTLGVPVDREKIKATLVNGVLTVTLPKSEGVKPRKISIEGA from the coding sequence ATGGTCATCGACTTCAGTTCCTTCTACGACCTGCCGCGGCAGATGGACCGGCTCATGGCCGAATTCATGCGCCCCTACGGTCCCGTGTCCCGCGGCATGGCCTATCCGCCCCTCAACATCTGCGAGGACGAGGAAGCGATCATCGTCGCGGCCGAGATTCCCGGCGTGGACATGTCCGAACTCGACCTCTCCCTGACCAACAAGAGCCTGATCATCAAGGGCGAGCGCAAGGTGGAGCAGGGCAAGTACTATCGCCAGGAGCGGCCGACCGGCGCGTTCCAGCGCATCGTGACCCTGGGCGTGCCCGTGGACCGCGAGAAGATCAAGGCGACCCTGGTCAACGGCGTGCTGACCGTGACCCTGCCCAAGTCCGAAGGCGTCAAGCCGCGCAAGATAAGCATCGAAGGCGCGTAA
- a CDS encoding Hsp20/alpha crystallin family protein, whose translation MSNARERKLPVVRPATDILEKEDGFHIFMDLPGVSKEALVLDLRENELVVSGSVDYPPDEKKKHLAVEFGGGEYSRTFTLADIVDRERITANLVNGVLEIFMPKREKEKPKRIEIVGG comes from the coding sequence ATGAGCAACGCAAGAGAACGCAAGCTGCCCGTCGTGCGCCCGGCCACCGACATCCTCGAGAAGGAGGACGGGTTCCACATCTTCATGGACCTGCCGGGCGTGAGCAAGGAAGCCCTGGTCCTCGACCTGCGCGAGAACGAGCTCGTCGTCTCGGGCAGCGTGGACTACCCGCCGGACGAGAAGAAGAAGCACCTGGCCGTGGAGTTCGGCGGCGGCGAGTACAGCCGCACCTTCACCCTGGCGGACATCGTGGACCGCGAGCGCATCACCGCCAATCTGGTGAACGGCGTGCTCGAGATCTTCATGCCCAAGCGGGAGAAGGAGAAGCCCAAGCGCATCGAGATCGTGGGCGGCTGA
- a CDS encoding histidine phosphatase family protein, giving the protein MRLTVHLLRHGQTEVQRPWRFLGQRDVPLTEKGLAQAAAWREPLTRVPFARVYCSDLLRCRQTAEAALDGRAVEVTYLPGLREIDLGAWDGLTADEVRERFPGEFDMRGADMATHRPEGGESFADLMERATAALSSILAELEARPGKERHALVICHAGVIRTLLCHALGMPVDNLFRLDLGYCRRCVLQWRGDGPHLLAFNQDAAAALCAAADELD; this is encoded by the coding sequence GTGCGCCTGACCGTCCATCTCCTGCGCCACGGCCAGACCGAGGTGCAGCGCCCCTGGCGCTTCCTGGGCCAGCGCGACGTGCCGCTCACGGAAAAGGGGCTGGCCCAGGCCGCTGCCTGGCGCGAGCCGCTCACCCGCGTCCCCTTCGCCCGCGTCTACTGCTCGGACCTCCTGCGCTGCCGCCAGACAGCGGAGGCGGCGCTCGACGGCCGCGCCGTCGAGGTGACCTACCTCCCCGGCCTGCGCGAAATAGACCTCGGCGCGTGGGACGGGCTGACCGCGGACGAGGTGCGGGAACGCTTTCCCGGCGAGTTCGACATGCGCGGCGCGGACATGGCCACGCACCGCCCCGAGGGCGGCGAGAGCTTCGCGGACCTCATGGAGCGCGCCACGGCAGCGCTCTCCTCCATTCTCGCGGAGCTGGAGGCGCGGCCGGGAAAGGAGCGCCACGCCCTGGTGATCTGCCACGCGGGCGTCATCCGCACGCTTCTCTGCCACGCCCTGGGCATGCCCGTGGACAACCTCTTCCGCCTGGACCTGGGCTACTGCCGCCGCTGCGTCCTGCAGTGGCGCGGCGACGGCCCGCACCTCCTGGCCTTCAACCAGGACGCGGCCGCCGCGCTCTGTGCTGCCGCCGACGAGCTGGACTGA
- a CDS encoding DVU_1551 family NTP transferase, producing the protein MSPRFHAVILAAGLSSRMGGFKPLLPLGGETLLSRAAGLFREAGVTEITAVAGHRADETLAEAGRLGLAGIVNPDFAEGMFTSARAGLAAVPDGVDAVFVLPVDIPLVRPATVRRLMERFAGADRTRALTPSFGSGAEPGHPPLIPAGLVPDILAWQGAGGLRGALEGLAAKSGRPPAEALELVPVADRNILFDLDHPDDYQEAIRRWQRRGVPTPEEAEALLDLQEVPAKGRAHARAVAEAALACARALEAAAARPDDAKEVAGDAALADLPPDSGLDHELILVSGLLHDIAKGQPRHERAGGRLLDDMGFFSAARIVGAHRDIAPEDAPRITERELVYFADKLVRCDRFVGVARRFQEKLDLFAGDAEATAAISRRRANALDMQRRIEAAAGRDVASILAEVMDVSEAGPCA; encoded by the coding sequence GTGAGCCCCCGCTTCCACGCCGTGATCCTGGCGGCGGGGCTGTCCTCGCGCATGGGCGGCTTCAAGCCGCTCCTGCCGCTGGGCGGCGAGACGCTGCTCTCGCGCGCGGCCGGGCTGTTCCGGGAGGCGGGCGTCACGGAGATCACCGCCGTCGCGGGCCACCGCGCGGACGAGACCCTGGCCGAGGCCGGGCGCCTGGGCCTTGCCGGGATCGTGAACCCGGACTTCGCCGAAGGCATGTTCACCTCGGCCCGCGCGGGCCTCGCGGCCGTGCCGGACGGCGTGGACGCCGTCTTCGTGCTGCCCGTGGACATCCCCCTCGTGCGGCCCGCCACGGTGCGCCGCCTCATGGAGCGCTTCGCGGGCGCGGACAGGACGCGCGCCCTGACACCGAGCTTCGGCAGCGGCGCCGAGCCGGGCCACCCGCCGCTCATCCCGGCAGGGCTCGTGCCGGACATTCTCGCCTGGCAGGGCGCAGGCGGGCTTCGCGGCGCGCTCGAGGGCCTGGCCGCGAAAAGCGGCAGACCTCCGGCCGAGGCGCTGGAACTCGTGCCCGTGGCCGACCGCAACATCCTCTTCGACCTCGACCACCCGGACGACTACCAGGAGGCCATACGCCGCTGGCAGCGGCGCGGCGTGCCCACGCCCGAGGAGGCCGAGGCACTGCTGGACCTGCAGGAGGTGCCCGCCAAGGGCCGGGCGCACGCCCGGGCCGTGGCCGAGGCGGCCCTGGCGTGCGCCCGGGCGCTCGAGGCAGCGGCGGCGCGTCCGGACGATGCAAAAGAAGTTGCGGGAGACGCGGCCCTCGCCGACCTGCCGCCGGACAGCGGCCTGGACCACGAGCTGATCCTCGTCTCGGGCCTGCTGCACGACATCGCCAAGGGCCAGCCGCGGCACGAGCGCGCGGGCGGCCGCCTGCTGGACGACATGGGATTCTTCTCCGCCGCGCGCATCGTGGGCGCGCACCGCGACATCGCGCCCGAGGACGCGCCGCGCATCACCGAGCGCGAGCTGGTCTACTTCGCGGACAAGCTGGTGCGCTGCGACCGCTTCGTGGGCGTCGCGAGGCGCTTCCAGGAAAAGCTCGACCTGTTCGCGGGCGACGCGGAGGCCACCGCTGCCATCAGCCGCCGCCGCGCCAACGCCCTGGACATGCAGCGCCGCATCGAGGCGGCCGCGGGGCGCGACGTGGCCTCGATCCTCGCCGAGGTCATGGACGTCTCGGAGGCCGGGCCGTGCGCCTGA
- a CDS encoding XdhC family aldehyde oxidoreductase maturation factor: MDDLLSTLDEWLAAGETVVAATIATNEGSTPRTAGSKMLVRTGGRIAGTVGGGLVEAQVIEAAQRVMDEGGARLLDFDLTGEMAAGADMICGGKLRVFLERIEPGVGAGLFAELAGRLRTGERCLLLTPLSGGERSLLGTRGPDAGAALPPEIAEAARAAGASIQAPVLFEAYGRQWFLEPWSFPDPLFIAGAGHVSRPTAAVAVMVGFRVTVLDDRPDFASRERFPTAHEILVPGDMARCLDGVEIGPEASVVIVTRGHVHDASVLAQALRTKAGYIGMIGSRRKRDAVYDRLRGQGFTDADFARVHCPVGLSIDAETPEEIAVSIAAELIQERARRRGL, translated from the coding sequence GGACGACCTTCTTTCGACCCTTGACGAGTGGCTGGCCGCGGGCGAGACCGTGGTCGCCGCGACCATAGCCACCAACGAGGGCTCCACGCCGCGCACCGCGGGCAGCAAGATGCTCGTGCGCACGGGCGGCCGCATCGCGGGAACCGTGGGCGGCGGGCTGGTGGAGGCCCAGGTCATCGAGGCCGCGCAGCGCGTCATGGACGAGGGCGGCGCGCGCCTCCTCGACTTCGACCTCACGGGCGAGATGGCCGCGGGCGCGGACATGATCTGCGGCGGCAAGCTGCGCGTCTTCCTGGAGCGCATCGAGCCGGGCGTCGGCGCCGGGCTCTTCGCGGAGCTGGCCGGACGGCTGCGCACGGGCGAGCGCTGCCTGCTCCTGACGCCGCTCTCCGGCGGGGAGCGCAGCCTGCTCGGCACGCGCGGCCCGGACGCGGGCGCCGCCCTGCCGCCCGAGATCGCCGAGGCCGCGCGCGCGGCGGGCGCCTCCATCCAGGCGCCCGTGCTCTTCGAGGCCTACGGGCGGCAGTGGTTCCTGGAGCCCTGGAGCTTCCCCGATCCGCTGTTCATCGCCGGGGCGGGCCACGTCTCCCGGCCCACGGCCGCAGTGGCCGTGATGGTGGGCTTTCGCGTCACGGTGCTGGACGACCGGCCCGACTTCGCGAGCCGCGAGCGCTTCCCCACGGCCCACGAGATCCTCGTGCCCGGGGACATGGCCCGCTGCCTGGACGGCGTCGAAATCGGCCCCGAGGCCTCGGTGGTCATCGTCACCCGCGGCCACGTGCACGACGCCTCGGTCCTGGCCCAGGCCCTGCGCACGAAGGCCGGATACATCGGCATGATCGGCAGCCGCAGGAAGCGCGACGCGGTCTACGACCGGCTGCGCGGCCAGGGCTTCACGGACGCGGACTTCGCGCGCGTGCACTGCCCGGTGGGCCTTTCCATCGACGCCGAGACCCCGGAGGAGATCGCCGTGAGCATCGCCGCCGAGCTGATACAGGAGCGGGCTCGGCGGAGAGGGCTGTGA